A window from Pleuronectes platessa chromosome 6, fPlePla1.1, whole genome shotgun sequence encodes these proteins:
- the LOC128442494 gene encoding N-acetyltransferase family 8 member 3, translating into MAQKSNAQFSIREYRPSDRLVVTSLFRDGILEHVYPAFFKALSHPDHVGVALSISVAGYVLGGSSYFQALLFGGAWAGLLYYCCHEICEGYMARRLSTDMADVQLHYLDNPDNGFWVAEADVGGQTKVVGMAAVTGKRAEEEGARFDDRNGGVAGGGAEPDQDAGGDGSHGEVSHVVVAFPHRRSAVGSQLMQKCLDFCKEQGHARLVLEVSSPQTAAIALCQKVGFVQTASHGNTHANRWFSKLGRVNVLRMEKFI; encoded by the exons ATGGCCCAGAAAAGTAACG CTCAGTTCTCCATCAGGGAGTACAGACCTTCAGATCGACTCGTGGTCACGTCGCTCTTCCGTGACGGGATCCTGGAACACGTGTACCCGGCGTTCTTCAAGGCCCTGAGCCACCCGGACCACGTGGGCGTCGCCCTGAGCATCTCCGTGGCCGGCTACGTGCTCGGCGGCAGCTCCTACTTCCAGGCGTTGCTCTTCGGCGGCGCCTGGGCCGGCCTCCTCTACTACTGCTGCCACGAGATCTGCGAGGGCTACATGGCGAGGCGGCTGAGCACAGACATGGCCGACGTTCAGCTCCACTACCTGGACAACCCGGATAACGGGTTCTGGGTGGCGGAGGCGGACGTAGGCGGCCAGACGAAGGTGGTGGGGATGGCGGCGGTGACGGGGAAgcgggcggaggaggagggcgcGAGGTTTGACGACAGGAATGGAGGAGTGGCGGGCGGGGGGGCGGAGCCCGACCAGGACGCCGGAGGAGACGGGAGCCACGGCGAGGTGTCCCACGTGGTCGTGGCTTTCCCTCATCGCCGGAGCGCCGTGGGCTCGCAGCTGATGCAGAAGTGCCTGGACTTCTGCAAAGAGCAAGGCCACGCCCGCCTCGTCCTGGAGGTCAGCTCGCCGCAGACAGCCGCCATTGCCCTGTGCCAAAAAGTCGGCTTCGTTCAAACGGCCTCGCACGGCAACACGCACGCTAACCGCTGGTTCTCCAAACTGGGCCGAGTCAACGTGCTGCGGATGGAGAAGTTCATTTAG